The Penaeus monodon isolate SGIC_2016 chromosome 6, NSTDA_Pmon_1, whole genome shotgun sequence genomic sequence aatatatatatatatatatatatatatatatatatatatatatatatatatatatataaatatatatatatatatatatatattatgaacatatattttctatgaaatataagaaataaatgcaATCATTTGAAGCATGATAAAGTGAGTGTATCTATAAAACATAATGGAATAAATGCTTTTCCTActcaaacataaaacaaaacaaatgtatTGTCTATTGGAATGTGATGAAATACATGAATTcttataaaacaatgaaataaatgcATTTTCTATAAAGATGATTGAATAATTGCATTTTCTATAAaagacaatgattttttttttttgtaaaacaaaacagataaatggAATTTCTGtgaaacataataaaagaaatgtgttTTTGCGAAACGTTGAAATTAATGCAATTTTATAGACCATAGTAAAAAGTAATGTATGCTATATAAAACATcatgaaataaaaacattttctataaaacataatgaaataaatgaacttCTATGAAGCTTGGTAAGATAAATGGACTTTCTGAAACAATGaaatttacgatatatatatatatatatatatatatatatatatatatatatatatatatatattatatatattttatttatttatttatttattattattattattattattatttttatttttttttttttttttttattattatttttttaacatgatGAAATAAATGCATTTGTAAgaagaaataatcaaataaatgtaTTTACGACAAAACAATCAAAGATTTCTAGCACGGGCAATAATACAAAGGTGATTGCACATTGTTTATTGTTTGTACCGTTCACCCtcctggaggagggggaggagctgtGTGCCGGCGCCAGGCCGGTCCTCCTGACGCTTACGGATACAAAATAGTCTCAGCGCGGGGTCTCCGCCGGCACGACGAAGGAGTCCCGAATATAAACGATCTTCTGAAAAAATCTTACAAAACCTACAGACCTGAGCCTAGGTGACACCAGGTTCCCTCGGGAGGTGTTATCTAGCGGTGGGCCTCACGACGGCCAGGTACTTGCCGGTGTTGACGAGCGAGGCGCACAGCGAAGACCACACGCTCATCACGAGGCTGGTGGCGAGCACGATGCCCAGCAACATGTACAGCACGTAAGGTACGATGATCTTGCTGGAGCCCAGCGTCTGCCTCTCGCCCAGGCACTCGTGGTCGAGGGTGAGCAGCGTGCCGGACAGGATGTAGAGGGCGGACGGAAGGCTCCAGCGCTGGATCGGGGCGAAGATGGCGAAGCCCAGCAGGAGGTACACCAGGAGGATGACCAGGTACACCACCCACGGGGCCGTCTTGGAGCGTCGCGGCGGAGGCGGATATGGGTAGTAGACCTGTTTGGGCCGCCGAGAGACAGCGTCAGTCGCGCCGGCTCCGAGGCGCTGCTCCGAGGGACGCCCCGTGGACGTCGTCGGAGCGGCGTTGATGCCTCCGGACTCGCTGCTGGCGTCCGTGTCCTGCGCCGTGAGGCCTGAGGAAGTGGATGAGCGCAGCGTAGAGTCCAGGACCGGAACGCGAGACGTCTCTGCCATCCCTCTTACTTTGGCACTGTTTCCTGGCACTGTGGAGCCGGGGAGTTCGCCAGGCCCGTTGGGCGTGTCGGGGCCCGTGTCCGCCGCAGACGGACCGGGGTTGGAGGACGAGTGCGGGCGGGCGGAGGCCAGGTTGAGGGTGCTCGTCGCGGACCCGCCTCGGCCGCTCCCGTACTGCTCCGCGCGCCGCTCCTCCTGGCCGCGACCGTCGGACACCCGGCTCTGCCGACCCCTCCCGCAACGCCACGCCCATGCCTTGCCCACGCCCTCACGGAGGGTGAAGGCCCCGCTGATCGCCAGCAGAAGGACGAGAGGAGCGCCCACGAGGGAAAACAGGACGGCAAAGATTCTGCTGAAGCCTGTCCTGAGGGTCATGCCGCCAGGACCTGTAAAGGAAGAAgcgcttatatatacacagtacacacacacacacacacacacacacacacacacacacacacacacacacacacacacacacacacacacacacacacacacacacacacacacacacacacacacacacacacacacacacacacacacacacacacacacacacactaaatatatatatatatatatatatatatatatatatatatatatatatatatacatatcacgtataagcaaacacacacacacttaaatatatatatatatatatatataatatatatatatatatataaatatatatattaataatatatatatatatatatatatatatatatatatatatatatatatcacgtataagcaaacacacacacacacacacacacacacacacacacacacacaccgagaagGCGGTTGGCGGCCTGGCAGGTCCCTACTGAcggaagaggaaaatataaatccATCAACAGATAGCATGATGACCTCACAGCCCCACAGAAGAGTCCTCCGTGGCCTGCACTGGCCCCCCGGCTGCCCACCGCACACCTACCGACGAGCGTGGTGAGCGAGGCGGAATACAGCAGCGCCCCCGACATCGTCCACGTCGGGGCCCTGGAGGCGTAGCCCGCTCGCGCCGCGTCCAGCACCGCATTCTCCAGGCGCCCCATGTACGTCTCGATCTTGGTCCTCCACACCAGGTCGTAGGGCAGCACCTGGCGCAGCTCCGTGGCCAGACCCAGCACCAGGTCCGTGCGCAGGGCGGCCATTCTGTCCACGGTCTTGCTCTCCGCCGCGCCCTCCACGCTGGAGAATATGGCCGCGCCCGCCACCCACCACGCAACCACCAGCACAGCCAGCCCCACCTGCGGGTACGACGCTCGGTTGGTGTGGCTCATAAAGCACTAATGGTTATGAGGATactgatgatagtcatgataacaatgacctagtagtagcaatggtaggagtagtaataatgataatgatagtagtagcgaGGACGATCCGGTTTTATGCTTGTATTTTGTTCAGGAGTAAATGatggtgaaaaataataataggtaaacgataacgatgataatgataatgatggtaataataattataatgataatgatgatgacgatgacgatgacgatgacgatgacgatgacgatgataatgataactggtgatgatgatgatgatgatgatgatgatgatgataataatattaataataataataataataataataataataataaaataataataataagcagatctaaagaaaatgataatgctaataataataataataataataataataataataataataataataataataataataatagtaacaattattattattagtagtgctactactattattattattattatcattattattaccattattattatcattattacaattattattatagatattattataattattattgtcattattattatattattattattattattatcattatattatattattattattattattatttattatattattattattattattattattattattatattattattattattattattattattattattattattattattattattattattattattattattattattattattattattattattatctctattattactatcattatcattgtcattattatgataaatatcattatcaatattactattgttgatgataataataatattgatacaataatatcaataataacgatgacaataataatagtcttaataataatgatagtgataatgataacatcaacaacaataacaacaataataataatgatgataatgataataataataacaataatagtaatgataacaataataagataataataatgataataataataataataataataataataataataataataataataacaataaccatatcactaataataaaaaaataaaattagcagtgttaacaatgacaatgacaacagtGAAACCAACGGCCTAAGGTGCACATCCTGAAGGCTCAAGAGCGAGGAGGCCTTCGACGTCTCACCTGCGAGAAAATCGCCCTCGTGGCCAAGCTGACCGATTTTGTACCGAAGTTGACCTGCTCGAGGCCCCTCATCGTGGGCGTGAAGAAGAGGCGGTAGTGGCGCGGGCGGGGCGGCTCCGGGTCCGTCCGCTTGACCTGAATGCCCACGCTCTTGCGCCCCGACGGAAAGAAGTGGCACGGGCAGTTGCAGTAGCGGGGGTTGTGGCCGCCCGGGTCGCCCGTCAGCGCCTGCGGGAGGAGGAGACGGTCACGGAGGCCGGCggctggggaggggtggggagggggtgagaggggatggagggaagggcatatatatatatatatatatatatatatatataatatattatatatatatatatatatatattatatattatatagtatatatatatttatatatatatatatatatatatatatatatatatatatatatatatatatataatatatgtgtatgtatgtatgtgtgtgtgtgtgtgtgtgtgtgtgtgtgtgtgtgtgtgtgtgtgtgtgtgtgtgtgtgtgtgtgtgtgtgtgtgtgtgtgtgtgtgtgtgtgtgtgtgtctgtgtgtgtgggggaaggaagagagggctacagagagagagcgagatagggatagatagatagctagatagctagatagctagatagctagatagatagactgagagagagagagataaatatatagataaatagatagatagatagatagatagatagatagatagagagagatagagagagagagagagagaacaagagagggtgcgaggtagatagatagagagagagagagagagagagagagagagagagagagagagagagagagagagagagagagagagagagagagagagagagagagagagagagagagagagagagagagagagagagagagagagagagagagaaagagagagaaagatgcggGGGGGTGAGGTAATCATGACACGCCATTCATGCCACTGCTTCCATTGTTTcaaaaacaagaaagacaaaTCTATCgacaaattattatctttattcgtaTTCGCCCCCTATGATCGATATTCCACCCCAGTACCGCCAGAGCCGCCCACTCGAGCCGCCAGCCCAAAGCCATCACCTGCGAGGGTTGGAATAAGAAGCGCGTGGAGTTCTTGAGGACCTGCGAGTACTGCGAGGTGACGCTGGCGGGGCGGGATGGGGTGTCACCCACCACCTGATGGACACGGAAGGTATTAGTAATGGGTGTTAATGGGGAAGAAGCTGCGTGATGCACATGGCACATATCAAAGGGTAAATCATAGTGTTACCACAAGCTTCATC encodes the following:
- the LOC119574291 gene encoding uncharacterized protein LOC119574291, whose product is MPSSGWLAALTRHFTRTPSVPRAHAHTRECGRAGGNGIAIVSSQNASPTPPSRPTTPWNLETLDDEIQRAAGDEDDLQESEEAAPRAGSSSSRHRDSPSAMSAAAGPQRRGSYSRPTSASSRPPSSASRPTSAPSRPSSSAASRPTSAASRLSAPAHPLLRTQTQAETAAGSGPSTPLPAQVDDPGDYHAFLYDLDARGHYFIPPVIPPLYDRPVAAPTPLSTRCNTPVWDLDGEKRVRFLEPEVVGDTPSRPASVTSQYSQVLKNSTRFLFQPSQALTGDPGGHNPRYCNCPCHFFPSGRKSVGIQVKRTDPEPPRPRHYRLFFTPTMRGLEQVNFGTKSVSLATRAIFSQVGLAVLVVAWWVAGAAIFSSVEGAAESKTVDRMAALRTDLVLGLATELRQVLPYDLVWRTKIETYMGRLENAVLDAARAGYASRAPTWTMSGALLYSASLTTLVGPGGMTLRTGFSRIFAVLFSLVGAPLVLLLAISGAFTLREGVGKAWAWRCGRGRQSRVSDGRGQEERRAEQYGSGRGGSATSTLNLASARPHSSSNPGPSAADTGPDTPNGPGELPGSTVPGNSAKVRGMAETSRVPVLDSTLRSSTSSGLTAQDTDASSESGGINAAPTTSTGRPSEQRLGAGATDAVSRRPKQVYYPYPPPPRRSKTAPWVVYLVILLVYLLLGFAIFAPIQRWSLPSALYILSGTLLTLDHECLGERQTLGSSKIIVPYVLYMLLGIVLATSLVMSVWSSLCASLVNTGKYLAVVRPTAR